In one Gimesia sp. genomic region, the following are encoded:
- the asnB gene encoding asparagine synthase (glutamine-hydrolyzing), with amino-acid sequence MCGIIGGYDRERRPFGTALAEQACERMRHRGPDDRGWFEAEGMLVGNQRLSILDLAGGHQPMFSDDRQIVVVQNGEIYNFKELAQGLHCKTTCDTEVILRLYERDGEAFVKQLNGMFSIAILDLRKQSLLLYRDRIGQKPLYLYDDGKRLMFASEIKSLFAMGVKAEMNWEGFDAYLTYNFVPPPITLYQNITHLMPGQMLKISPQGTEQSCWWNLADSPVECRTEESWCEEIIETLRSAVQIRLRADVPLGAFLSGGIDSSSVVSLMSRELPHPVQTFCIGFNDPRFDESIYAREVAELCGTSHTCEVLNPNLTASWPLTVYHNDQPHGDVSFMPTHRVSSLARRSVKVVLTGDGSDELFAGYDVHRNFFAGQDLTLPREQIENAYISAISLFRPSEKRSLYTSETSQKLASADASQYARTHLAEFRHLDPISQALALDTKLLLPGNNLVKPDKMAMAVSLEPRAPYLDYRMVNLAFRIPGALKLRNGMTKSILKKACEKILPQSIIYRKKQMFTVPIGEWFKRELAPFVNEVLLSPRSLERGIFQPDRVGEMIRDHQSGRMNHTRTLRALLAFEIWQRTFIDTMFDHAPTYAELGIQSSVELEAVPKQAA; translated from the coding sequence ATGTGTGGGATTATCGGTGGGTATGATCGTGAGCGACGCCCATTCGGAACTGCATTAGCGGAACAGGCATGTGAACGGATGCGGCATCGAGGCCCCGATGATCGGGGCTGGTTCGAAGCAGAGGGCATGCTCGTCGGCAATCAGCGCCTCTCGATCCTCGATCTCGCGGGCGGACACCAGCCCATGTTTTCCGACGATCGGCAGATCGTCGTCGTGCAGAATGGTGAGATCTATAATTTCAAAGAGCTGGCCCAGGGACTGCACTGCAAAACCACCTGCGATACCGAAGTCATTCTGCGCCTCTACGAACGGGACGGGGAAGCTTTTGTCAAACAGCTGAACGGCATGTTCTCGATTGCCATCCTCGATCTGCGCAAACAGAGTCTGTTGCTCTACCGGGACCGCATTGGGCAGAAACCACTCTATTTATATGACGATGGCAAGCGACTGATGTTTGCCTCGGAAATCAAATCCCTGTTTGCGATGGGCGTCAAAGCCGAAATGAACTGGGAAGGTTTCGATGCCTACCTGACCTACAATTTCGTGCCGCCGCCAATCACACTCTATCAGAACATCACCCATCTCATGCCCGGGCAGATGCTCAAGATCAGTCCGCAGGGAACCGAACAGAGTTGCTGGTGGAACCTGGCTGACAGCCCCGTTGAGTGTCGTACGGAAGAATCCTGGTGCGAAGAAATTATTGAAACCTTACGGTCGGCGGTACAGATCCGCCTGCGGGCCGATGTACCTCTCGGTGCATTTCTCTCGGGTGGCATCGACAGTTCTTCAGTCGTCTCGTTAATGAGTCGCGAACTGCCTCATCCCGTACAGACTTTCTGTATCGGCTTTAACGATCCCCGTTTTGATGAATCCATTTATGCCCGGGAAGTGGCAGAGCTCTGCGGTACCAGTCATACCTGTGAAGTATTGAATCCCAACCTGACTGCCAGCTGGCCGTTGACCGTCTATCACAATGACCAGCCGCACGGCGATGTCTCATTCATGCCGACACACCGCGTCAGTTCACTGGCCCGCAGGTCGGTTAAAGTGGTGCTGACCGGAGATGGCAGCGACGAATTGTTCGCCGGTTACGACGTGCATCGCAATTTCTTCGCCGGACAGGACCTCACACTCCCTCGCGAACAGATCGAAAATGCGTATATCAGTGCGATCAGCCTGTTTCGTCCTTCGGAAAAACGGTCCCTGTATACCAGCGAAACAAGTCAAAAGCTCGCCTCCGCCGATGCGTCACAGTATGCCCGTACGCATCTGGCCGAGTTCCGACATCTGGATCCGATCAGCCAGGCCCTGGCCCTCGATACCAAACTGCTGCTACCCGGAAACAACCTGGTTAAACCCGACAAAATGGCGATGGCAGTCTCGCTCGAACCGCGGGCACCGTACCTCGATTATCGGATGGTTAACCTCGCCTTCCGGATACCCGGTGCCTTGAAGCTCCGCAATGGTATGACCAAATCGATCCTGAAAAAAGCCTGCGAAAAAATACTGCCCCAGAGCATTATTTACCGTAAAAAACAGATGTTTACAGTTCCCATTGGCGAATGGTTCAAACGGGAGCTGGCCCCCTTTGTGAATGAAGTTCTGCTCTCGCCACGTTCGCTGGAGCGGGGAATCTTTCAGCCGGATCGCGTCGGCGAAATGATCCGCGATCACCAGTCGGGGCGGATGAATCACACGCGCACGCTGCGGGCGCTGCTCGCGTTCGAAATCTGGCAGCGCACTTTTATTGATACCATGTTCGATCATGCACCGACGTATGCAGAACTGGGTATCCAGAGTTCGGTCGAGCTGGAGGCGGTGCCCAAACAGGCCGCTTGA